The Fervidibacillus albus genome contains a region encoding:
- a CDS encoding formate--tetrahydrofolate ligase has translation MQNEYSKIQSDLSIAQAAKLLPITEVAETIGLTADDLETYGKYKGKIHFGTIKSLESRTDGKLILVTAMNPTPFGEGKSTVTIGLGDALNRLGHQTVICLREPSLGPVMGMKGGAAGGGYAQVVPMEDINLHFTGDLHAITVANNVISSLIDNHIHQGNALQIDPERITWKRAMDVNDRSLRNIVIGLGGKGNGVPREDHFEITAASEMMAIFSLAEDLLDLKEKIARTVVAYTYDLKPVTVGDLGAEGAVAVLLKDALKPNLVQTIEHTPALVHGGPFANIAHGCNSLIATKTGLKLADYTVTEAGFGADLGAEKFFNIKSRIGQLTPALTVIVATIRALKFHGGVGKRELSEENVEAIKNGFQNLMKHVETMNAFGIPFVVSLNRFVTDTEREISEFEKLCSKFNIPFAITDVWEKGGAGGIQLAERVLSIINQVEKTGSSFQPLYPSHVSLEDKMNIIAKNVYGAKGIELSPKAEKQLRDIEQNGWTNLPICMAKTQYSLSDDPKKIGRPKDFTIHIRQLKPSIGAGFIVAYTGDILTMPGLPKHPAALNMNMDGDGKVTGLF, from the coding sequence TTGCAAAACGAATACAGCAAGATTCAATCCGATTTATCGATTGCCCAAGCAGCTAAACTTTTACCAATTACGGAAGTAGCGGAAACGATTGGATTGACTGCCGACGATTTGGAAACGTACGGGAAGTATAAAGGAAAAATTCATTTTGGAACAATAAAATCATTGGAAAGTCGGACGGATGGGAAACTAATATTAGTAACGGCCATGAATCCGACTCCGTTTGGAGAAGGAAAATCAACGGTCACAATCGGTTTAGGAGATGCGCTAAACCGATTAGGTCATCAAACGGTGATCTGCTTACGAGAGCCTTCCCTCGGACCAGTGATGGGAATGAAAGGGGGCGCCGCAGGAGGAGGCTATGCTCAAGTCGTCCCGATGGAAGATATAAATTTACATTTCACCGGTGATTTGCATGCGATTACCGTGGCGAATAATGTCATATCTTCGTTGATCGATAATCACATTCACCAAGGGAATGCATTACAAATCGACCCTGAACGAATTACGTGGAAACGGGCGATGGATGTCAATGATCGATCCCTTCGTAACATCGTCATCGGCTTAGGTGGTAAGGGAAATGGCGTTCCTCGGGAGGACCATTTTGAAATAACTGCCGCATCGGAAATGATGGCAATTTTTAGTTTAGCTGAAGATTTGCTCGATTTAAAGGAAAAAATTGCTCGAACCGTCGTTGCCTATACATATGACTTGAAACCGGTAACCGTCGGCGATTTAGGTGCGGAAGGTGCCGTTGCGGTATTGTTAAAGGATGCCTTAAAACCGAATCTCGTCCAAACGATTGAACATACGCCAGCCCTTGTTCATGGGGGCCCGTTTGCGAATATCGCCCACGGCTGTAATAGTTTGATCGCAACGAAGACCGGATTAAAGCTCGCCGATTATACCGTGACGGAGGCGGGATTCGGAGCAGATCTCGGAGCGGAAAAATTTTTTAATATAAAAAGTAGAATTGGTCAGTTAACCCCTGCTTTAACGGTTATCGTTGCAACGATTCGTGCGTTAAAGTTTCACGGTGGCGTCGGGAAAAGGGAGCTGTCTGAAGAAAATGTGGAAGCAATCAAAAATGGTTTTCAAAATCTAATGAAACATGTCGAAACGATGAATGCTTTTGGCATTCCGTTCGTCGTTTCTTTGAATCGGTTCGTAACTGATACAGAAAGGGAAATTTCCGAATTTGAAAAACTTTGTTCCAAATTCAATATTCCTTTCGCTATTACAGACGTATGGGAAAAGGGAGGAGCAGGCGGCATTCAATTAGCTGAACGAGTGCTTTCCATCATCAATCAAGTTGAAAAAACCGGCTCATCTTTCCAACCTTTATATCCTTCCCATGTTTCATTGGAAGACAAAATGAATATTATTGCAAAAAACGTTTACGGTGCAAAGGGAATTGAATTATCACCGAAAGCGGAAAAACAATTGAGGGATATCGAACAAAACGGCTGGACAAATTTACCGATTTGTATGGCAAAAACCCAATATTCGTTGTCCGATGATCCGAAAAAAATCGGTCGACCAAAGGATTTTACAATTCATATTCGGCAATTGAAACCTTCGATAGGTGCCGGATTTATCGTCGCTTACACGGGGGATATTTTAACGATGCCGGGTCTGCCGAAACATCCCGCCGCCTTAAATATGAATATGGACGGAGACGGAAAGGTGACCGGTTTGTTTTAA